Proteins encoded within one genomic window of Vanrija pseudolonga chromosome 3, complete sequence:
- the clr4 gene encoding Histone-lysine N-methyltransferase, H3 lysine-9 specific, which translates to MTAAGAGERDDPFIIDSSSDEDAPRPPPPQQRPRQPATPSRPNKGKGRARPVDSDSDTGIMPPFSRRIRGSDDEEPSVPAQPVASSSRVTATSTSPTVKVSHSQRGTPRSPKKRKKSESPVSPSKSRQSGINDYFQTSSRANGEPAPKRRATGTQPEASVPRNKKMSVAELSRRLEAESGSGLTPRSTGGPSRNRGADGRSRPNSDSASRPTSTMAPPDRPSLRASNNHAANQASGSGNTSSSSDATNPFAARKESPPPRNIAPERAIVSDDTPGSWSNPSPLVATRTRRTASPSGSAAQRGTASPAQRPRSRPSSGTWENPEPMTTPALPASSTQRPSSSRRPASRDSSGTWAQPEPLVVNTGRRNARPQETDSSGVETEDAPRPKPTKARKTGGGKAPRRMPPLPPSSQDEPPSHPRPAPPATPQRAPKWATSAAPAPVIPSPVITRAAPAVNRSVSPERPADTGEPYIGDDLAEDIVVQQQQSSPNANPPEEDSSDPLAALDEEEEDLSLLEGSGDELLEPPRARASPSPSPSRLEWLDSDGDSGLDMFGNEDEGGRSAVNGSRGQPSTGARSSESAVGASTSSRNHASASARPTSRSNGTAPQTNLTEADKATVFREELRRMRAPPVPVVNGQSRRNGLTNGRHIRFSDSPSPEPERIDVNMTEYRELLKSATARHYEGHHDHISLGTPGVPKTPFAGLREAQTSPVDDEPPAGRRGIAKRSLGVPRVHDIQRAAAYLASRPELFCSIIEAMISVATSGDEHGAPEIKVVNAEDAVGSPPPTNYEYSNEMLYSEAIPDPELGKGCDCEGVCDPNSQTCSCAARQQLYFYNLGPTGFQWDDNERIKHPDCTIWECGPNCGCPPECGNRVIQRGRQKNADVSIFKTEKKGWGVRARGIIERGTFLGIYSGELITDAESERRASELYDQIGTTYLFDLDGYHLTNPPEGLEDIDPRAYELARMVKQRADASGSDDGKYSAYSVDAFHYGYTRFINHSCEPNVVITQAYVKDFHPERPLLVMIARYDIFEGEELCISYKGTKDDEPAPLLPEALRERSETPARRGQGSKSTTVHVSPRRPAEQKVHRCLCCNGNMFSWD; encoded by the exons ATGAcagcagccggcgccggcgagcgcgacgacccaTTCATAATCGAtagcagcagcgacgaggatgcgcctcgaccgccgccgccgcagcagcgcccgcgccagcccgcgacgccgagcaggcccaacaagggcaagggacGGGCTCGCCCAgtcgactcggactcggatACCGGGATCATGCCCCCGTTTTCTAGACGAATACGCGGCTCGGACG ACGAGGAGCCCTCGGTCCCCGCGCAGCCCGTggcgtcttcctcgcgaGTGACAGCAACCTCGACCTCTCCGACTGTGAAAGTCAGCCATTCGCAGCGCGGCACACCAAGATCGCCCAAGAAGCGAAAGAAGTCCGAGTCACCAGTGTCACCCAGCAAGTCGCGACAGTCAG GCATTAACGACTACTTTCAAA CTAGCTCCAGAGCGAATGGCGAACCGGCACCGAAGCGACGTGCAACTGGGACCCAGCCCGAAGCCTCTGTACCCAGAAACAAGAAAATGTCTGTGGCGGAATTATCCAGACGCTTGGAAGCCGAATCAGGCAGCGGCCTCACGCCCAGATCCACAGGCGGGCCTTCGCGGAATAGAGGGGCTGACGGGCGTAGCAGACCCAACAGCGACTCTGCTTCCAGACCAACGTCAACGATGGCACCGCCCGACAGACCTTCGCTGCGGGCATCGAACAACCATGCCGCCAACCAGGCGAGTGGGAGTGGCAACACTTCGTCGAGTTCCGACGCGACGAATCCTTTTGCTGCACGAAAGGAGTCACCGCCCCCAAGAAACATTGCGCCAGAGAGAGCGATTGTGTCGGATGACACCCCTGGGTCGTGGTCCAACCCCTCGCCTCTGGTTGCGACGAGAACAAGAcggacggcgtcgccatCCGGGTCAGCCGCCCAGAGAGGAACAGCGTCCCCCGCTCAGAGACCCCGGTCCAGACCCAGTTCTGGTACTTGGGAGAACCCCGAGCCAATGACGACGCCCGCTTTACCGGCTTCTTCGACCCAGCGCCCATCATCCTCCAGAAGACCAGCGTCTCGAGACAGCTCGGGAACATGGGCTCAGCCCGAGCCCCTGGTTGTGAACACGGGAAGGAGGAACGCGCGCCCGCAAGAGACCGACTCGAGTGGTGTCGAGACGGAAGATGCACCAAGGCCTAAGCCTACGAAAGCTCGCAAGACGGGCGGAGGCAAGGCTCCTCGGCGCAtgcctcctcttcctccgtCGTCTCAGGACGAGCCGCCATCGCATCCCCGGCCTGCACCACCGGCTACCCCGCAGCGTGCTCCGAAAtgggcgacctcggccgccccaGCGCCAGTCATTCCAAGCCCCGTCATCACGCgggccgcccccgccgtcaACCGATCCGTGAGCCCAGAGAGGCCAGCGGACACCGGGGAGCCGTATATTGGCGATGACCTGGCTGAGGACATTGTCGTGCAACAACAGCAAAGCTCGCCGAATGCCAACCcgcccgaggaggacagcTCCGATCCCCTCGCAGCTCtggacgaggaagaagaagacctGTCCCTGCTTGAGGGATCCGGcgacgagcttcttgagccgccccgcgctcgagcttcGCCTTCTCCCAGCCCATCCAGGCTGGAGTGGCTGGACAGTGACGGCGATAGTGGCCTCGATATGTTCGGCAACGAGGACGAAGGTGGTCGGAGCGCCGTGAACGGGTCGAGAGGCCAGCCGTCGACGGGGGCAAGGAGCTCAGAATCTGCGGTCGGTGCCTCGACCTCTTCTCGCAACCACGCCTCAGCCTCTGCTCGCCCGACAAGTAGATCCAACGGCACAGCGCCCCAGACAAAtctcaccgaggccgacaaggctACCGTCTTCAGGGAAGAGCTGCGACGCATGCGTGCACCACCTGTCCCAGTGGTCAATGGACAGAGCAGAAGAAACGGCCTGACCAACGGACGCCACATTCGCTTCAGTGATTCCCCATCCCCGGAGCCGGAGCGCATCGATGTGAACATGACGGAATACAGAGAGCTCCTCAAGTCGGCTACTGCCCGGCATTATGAAGGGCATCATGATCATATCAGCCTTGGAACCCCGGGGGTACCCAAGACGCCATTTGCTGGCTTGCGCGAGGCCCAAACGtcgcccgtcgacgacgagccgcctgCAGGCCGTCGTGGTATTGCGAAGCGCAGCTTGGGCGTGCCGAGGGTGCACGATATTCAAAGAGCTGCGGCCTACCTTGCTTCCCGACCCGAGCTCTTCTGCTCGATTATCGAGGCCATGATCTCCGTGGCCACAAGCGGGGACGAGCACGGGGCTCCCGAGATCAAGGTCGTCAACGCCGAAGATGCAGTTGGCTCCCCGCCGCCTACCAACTACGAGTACTCGAACGAGATGCTCTACAGTGAAGCGATTCCTGACCCAGAGCTTGGTAAGGGATGTGATTGCGAGGGCGTGTGTGATCCAAACTCGCAAACGTGCTCGTGTGCCGCCCGGCAACAGTTGTACTTTTACAACCTGGGGCCGACTGGGTTTCAATGGGACGA TAACGAGAGGATCAAGCACCCAGACTGCACTATCTGGGAATGCGGCCCGAACTGCGGTTGTCCGCCAGAGTGTGGGAACCGG GTGATTCAACGTGGCCGCCAGAAGAACGCCGACGTCTCGATCTTCAAGACGGAGAAGAAGGGCTGGG GTGTCCGTGCTCGTGGCATAATCGAACGCGGCACGTTCCTCGGTATCTACTCAGGGGAACtcatcaccgacgccgagagtGAGCGACGAGCGTCCGAGCTCTACGACCAGATCGGCACCACGTATCTGTTCGATCTCGACGGGTACCACCTCACCAACCCACCCGAAGGGCTCGAGGATATCGACCCGCGGGCGTATGAGTTGGCTAGGATGGTGAAGCAGCGAGCCGATGCGTCGGGGTCGGACGACGGCAAGTACTCGGCGTACTCTG TCGATGCTTTCCATTATGGC TACACTCGGTTTATCAACCATTCGTGCGAGCCGAACGTTGTTATAACCCAAGCCTATGTCAAG GACTTTCACCCGGAAAGGCCACT GCTGGTTATGATCGCGCGCTACGACATCTTCGAGGGTGAGGAACTGTGCATTTCGTACAAGGGGACCAAG gacgacgagcccgcgccgctgctgcctgaGGCGCTTCGTGAGCGGAGCGAGACGCCGGCACGACGTGGACAAGGCTCCAAGTCAACTACCGTGCATGTcagccctcgtcggccggccgagcAGAAGGTCCACCGCTGTCTTTG CTGCAACGGCAATATGTTCAGCTGGGATTAG
- the rnp4 gene encoding Ribonuclease P protein component 4, with amino-acid sequence MAKGKKDATSGGASAFPTGPPPVFSKDHVERANFAIQASLFLEQLAPASSSSASSPSSSLRAQRDRKGKYKATEPPLAGDAGADFPRLARAELRAMKKWTEHNQVKRDPSLKRSICAACSTLLVPGLTSRIRVKPSKTHGNVTTVTCLACSAHSAIPAPPGVPPEDGVDGPVRAKCRAKMRRVRAPFHQREMVPPKAAEPAAAATAAAADGDVEMGDGAAPKAAPLETKPSGHTVWAGDKRVEGWGVAQTTTTS; translated from the exons ATGGCGAAAGGCAAGAAGGACGCAacaagcggcggcgcgtccgcGTTCCCGACGGGCCCGCCCCCCGTCTTCAGCAAGgaccacgtcgagcgcgcaAACTTTGCCATCCAGGCCAGCCTgttcctcgagcagctcgccccggcgtcgtcttcttccgcctcctcgccctcgtcctcgctccgCGCCCAACGCGACAGAAAGGGCAAGTACAAGGCCACCGAGCCGCCCCTTGCGGGAGACGCAGGCGCCGACtttcctcgcctcgcgcgcgccgagctgcgcgcaATGAAGAAGTGGACCGAGCACAACCAGGTCAAGCG CGATCCGTCTCTCAAGCGCTCGATCTGCGCAGCGTGCAGTACCCTCCTCGTGCCCGGCCTGACGAGCCGCATCCGGGTCAAGC CGAGCAAGACGCACGGCAACGTCACGACAGTCACTTGTctcgcgtgctcggcgcacTCGGCCATCCCTGCCCCGCCTGGCGTCCCGCCtgaggacggcgtcgacggcccgGTGCGCGCGAAGTGTAGGGCCAAGAtgcgccgcgtccgcgcACCGTTCCACCAGCGCGAGATGGTGCCTCCGAAGGCCGCAGAgcctgctgccgccgccaccgccgctgctgccgatgGGGACGTCGAGATGGGAGACGGTGCTGcgcccaaggccgcgccgctgGAGACCAAGCCATCCGGACATACCGTTTGGGCGGGCGACAAGCGTGTCGAGGGCTGGGGTGTCGCCcagaccacgaccaccagcTAG